In Thermodesulfobacteriota bacterium, the genomic window CCGGAGGTCTGCCGCCGTGGATCTTCATCGCCTGCCCCCCGTGGTACGGTCCTTTACGAATACTTATCGGATGAACCGCTCCTCCCTTTAGCGATTCCGGCGAAAACCGCCAACGGCGGGACTTTTTTCCCCTCGTATTGGACCTCGAAGTGCAGGTGTGGGCCCGTCGAGCGGCCCGAGCTCCCGACTTCGGCGATGACCGTCTCCGGATCCACCCGGTCGCCCGCGGCGACCCGGTTGGCCCGGTTGTGGGCGTATTTCGTGACGAACCCGTTCCCGTGGTCGATCACGACGACGTTCCCGTAGCCGTTCTGGTGTCCGCTGAACGTCACCTCCCCCCCTCTCGCGGGATAAACGGCCGTCCCTTCGGGGGCGGCGATGTCTACACCGTGGTGGAAGCGGGTTTCCCCCGTGAACGGGTCCTTCCGGTAGCCGAACGGGGAGCTGACCCGGCCCCCGTCGCGGATGGGGAACGCGCCTTCTTCCAGCGGTTCGTGAGTGTGCGGGTCGGAAATTTCCTGTGCGGAAGAGACGGGCTGCCCGGGCGCTTCGGCGCTCGAGGG contains:
- a CDS encoding peptidoglycan DD-metalloendopeptidase family protein, whose amino-acid sequence is MKIPSAPSAQLPQGIESLRGRKDPEAVRAAAREMESLFAYEMVKAMRSASGGPASGEGFGGEVYGSLFDMELARVLSSRGLGLQELLLKGMGHAESAGKSATPPGAAAPSVSPSPISISPLLPSTVPVPAPSSAEAPGQPVSSAQEISDPHTHEPLEEGAFPIRDGGRVSSPFGYRKDPFTGETRFHHGVDIAAPEGTAVYPARGGEVTFSGHQNGYGNVVVIDHGNGFVTKYAHNRANRVAAGDRVDPETVIAEVGSSGRSTGPHLHFEVQYEGKKVPPLAVFAGIAKGRSGSSDKYS